From Aspergillus luchuensis IFO 4308 DNA, chromosome 2, nearly complete sequence:
ACACCCCTAAGCACACGCGTGATCAGTCACGCTCTTTCTTTGCGAACCTCAAAGCACCAAAGTCATCACATAGGGCCCAACGTTCGGATAGCTCAGGGAATTCGGGCGAAAAGCCCAAGAGCCGCGGTAGTTCCAGAGATCGCAAGACTCAGATCTCAACAAAACTCTACGAATCAACTCCTGATCTGCCAGGCGCCATTGAGCGGGCAGCTCAAGAAGAGAATCGTAAGTGAATACGTCGAGCCATACATCTGTCTCGTGCGCTGACAAGTCCATTCAATAGGTGGTGATCGTGCTGAGGAGAAGTGTCCCCAACCAGcagaggtgaagaaggtgggTACGGAGTCGGACGCCTTCAATCTAGCCAAGAAAAACAAGCCACGATTCGCAAACCTTCTCTCTCGCTCCCGCTCGATCAGGCTGGACGACTCGTCTATGAACAGGATAGCACATCGGCGCCCATCCACTAGCCTGATGAGGCTGGAAGAAAACACCCGGAAGGAGGTGCAAGAGCCCCCGAAGACTGCCCCACGTCATGAGCGCAATATCAGGACGGCTGGGAATCCTACGGCTCGCAGTTATCCCGCCGACCGACCCGCAGAATATCATAACGGCCACATGCGTAAAGACAAGTACTATGCTGGATCGATGGTTCCGTCCGCCTCCCTAAGCCAGGTGTCAGGCGCATCCGCTGCGCTATTCAATAACCTCAAACAACAGTCAAGCGGTGCCGCTGATCGTATCGGCAAGGCTGGGAAGGGTTTCTTCGGCAAGATTACCAGGAGCGGGAGCACAAACGAGCGGGAGCTCGTGAATGACGACAATTATGTTTGCTCAGTCATCAATCTGCCACTCATACAACAGGCAAGGCGGACTCGTATCGCAAAGCGACTTGAAGATTGTAGAGACAAAACCGAGTTTTGGATGCCTGCACTACCTTACCGCTGCGTCGAGTAAGCAATATCATGAACCTGCATGTTGGAATGGATGTGCTAACGACATGCTAGCTACCTCAACTTCAAGGGatgtgaagaagagggactCTACCGAGTCCCGGGAAGTGGGAAAGAGGTGAAACACTGGCAAAGACGTTTCGATACAGGTACCTCTCTTTTGCTAATTCTGGTTCTCTCTGATCGAGTCTGACGTTTCCATTCAGAACTTGACATCAATCTTTTCGATGTGCCAGACCTCTATGATATTAACACTATTGGCTCGATGTTCAAGGCCTGGCTTCGTGAGTTGCCAGATGAGCTCTTCCCCAAGGAGACACAAGCCTTAATCGCTGAGAAATGCGAGGGTGCAACGACCGCGCCACAAATGCTGAAAGATGAACTTTCCAAGTTACCGCCTTATAACTATTACCTTCTTTTCGCCATCACCTGTCACCTAAACCTCCTGCACTCCTATGTCG
This genomic window contains:
- a CDS encoding putative Rho GTPase activator (Bem2) (COG:T;~EggNog:ENOG410QDGC;~InterPro:IPR000198,IPR008936;~PFAM:PF00620;~TransMembrane:1 (o498-517i);~go_process: GO:0007165 - signal transduction [Evidence IEA]); translation: MPSRQSTVPNLDLSTSTLQADAKISSPLGAQSSEGPSPLTPRSPKSSSSSPFFKGATIRPVTQESNSKSSSPTFPATSPGIAPAEPATPGITAIPQYPPSPKDTPKHTRDQSRSFFANLKAPKSSHRAQRSDSSGNSGEKPKSRGSSRDRKTQISTKLYESTPDLPGAIERAAQEENRGDRAEEKCPQPAEVKKVGTESDAFNLAKKNKPRFANLLSRSRSIRLDDSSMNRIAHRRPSTSLMRLEENTRKEVQEPPKTAPRHERNIRTAGNPTARSYPADRPAEYHNGHMRKDKYYAGSMVPSASLSQVSGASAALFNNLKQQSSGAADRIGKAGKGFFGKITRSGSTNERELVNDDNYVCSVINLPLIQQARRTRIAKRLEDCRDKTEFWMPALPYRCVDYLNFKGCEEEGLYRVPGSGKEVKHWQRRFDTELDINLFDVPDLYDINTIGSMFKAWLRELPDELFPKETQALIAEKCEGATTAPQMLKDELSKLPPYNYYLLFAITCHLNLLHSYVDQNKMDYRNLCICFQPCMKIDAFCFHFLVCDWKNCWQGCWTEKEYLQIEKEMDEKEKAAQEKDEAVHDCQQAQQPQQIQQIQQFQQPHQAHESHERAVSSGSSQPGQEEEPPRPEVPKNRKQRPKNIETSHTRSISQLPELGPPLSPIQI